One Clostridium novyi NT genomic window carries:
- a CDS encoding DUF1836 domain-containing protein, whose amino-acid sequence MKNSQEVLENISKFAKEISKNSLVTYEDLPQYSLFLSQVIDYLNDRFEEEKYTNNIVQNYIKNEVISKPEDGKKRGYTKLHLTQLVLLSYMRPILTTDEIKKVFALAFNQINDRSDDIISWEKAYKIFDKIQNDSFDNFINVDLFNEDKLREFIGYDELKETDEERILVFLIVMSLIAKASAIKKIAKKIVDEYGEKNSNL is encoded by the coding sequence GTGAAGAATAGTCAAGAAGTTTTAGAAAATATAAGTAAGTTTGCAAAGGAAATATCTAAAAATAGTTTAGTTACATATGAGGACTTACCACAATACTCTTTATTTTTATCTCAAGTTATAGATTATTTAAATGATAGATTTGAAGAAGAAAAGTATACAAATAATATAGTTCAAAATTATATAAAAAATGAAGTAATATCTAAACCGGAAGACGGCAAAAAGAGAGGATATACAAAATTACACTTAACTCAACTGGTTCTTTTGAGTTATATGAGACCTATATTAACTACAGATGAAATAAAAAAGGTATTTGCACTTGCATTTAATCAAATAAATGACAGAAGTGATGATATTATTTCTTGGGAAAAAGCGTATAAAATTTTTGATAAAATACAAAATGATAGTTTTGATAACTTTATAAATGTAGATTTATTTAATGAAGATAAACTTAGAGAATTTATAGGATATGATGAACTAAAAGAAACTGATGAAGAGAGAATATTAGTATTCTTGATAGTAATGAGTTTAATTGCAAAAGCTAGTGCCATAAAGAAGATAGCTAAAAAGATAGTAGATGAATATGGAGAAAAAAATAGTAATTTATAA
- a CDS encoding LrgB family protein encodes MSELTSSPIFGVLISLITFEIGCMLYSKTKLTILNPLLISIILTMIFLVKFHISLDCYNQGGHIISFFLGPSTIVLAVPLYKKIHLLKKHIIPIFVGICSGCCLGITSVILLSRLFGLDSPITISMLPKSVTTPIGIEISKQLGGISAVTVGAIILTGILGAVIGPTVLGLVRVKNKIAIGIAIGTASHAVGTTKAVELGETEGAMSSLCIGIAGLATVFLAPLIYNLINMILK; translated from the coding sequence ATGAGCGAACTTACATCAAGTCCTATTTTTGGAGTTTTGATTTCGTTAATTACTTTTGAAATTGGATGTATGCTTTATTCAAAAACAAAGCTTACTATTTTAAATCCATTGCTTATAAGTATTATTCTTACAATGATATTTTTAGTTAAGTTTCACATAAGTTTAGATTGCTATAATCAAGGAGGTCATATAATATCATTTTTCCTTGGACCTTCAACAATTGTTTTAGCAGTACCTTTATACAAGAAAATACACTTATTAAAGAAACATATTATACCTATATTCGTTGGAATATGCAGTGGTTGTTGTCTTGGAATAACAAGTGTAATATTATTATCTAGATTGTTTGGACTTGATAGCCCTATTACAATATCTATGCTTCCTAAGTCTGTTACAACACCTATCGGAATTGAAATTTCTAAACAACTAGGTGGTATATCAGCAGTAACAGTTGGTGCTATTATATTAACTGGTATACTTGGAGCTGTAATCGGACCTACTGTTTTAGGACTAGTTAGAGTTAAAAATAAAATTGCAATCGGAATTGCAATTGGAACTGCATCTCATGCTGTGGGAACAACGAAAGCTGTTGAACTTGGAGAAACAGAGGGTGCTATGAGTAGCTTATGTATTGGAATCGCGGGTCTTGCTACTGTGTTTCTTGCACCTTTAATATATAACTTAATAAATATGATATTAAAATAA
- a CDS encoding PqqD family protein — translation MNKKDNNLLEFIPYKNLSYISDREEDNNRITIIIKRNSKIDKIILKIFRKAHKELYVHLDEIGSFIWRNIDGKKTVLNLCEVFMREHNVEQSEAINRTVYFLKILKNNKFIKFTVNR, via the coding sequence ATGAACAAGAAGGATAATAATTTATTAGAATTTATACCTTATAAAAATCTTTCTTATATCAGTGATAGGGAAGAGGATAATAATCGTATAACTATTATAATTAAAAGAAATAGTAAAATAGATAAGATTATTTTAAAAATATTTAGAAAAGCGCATAAAGAATTGTATGTTCATCTTGATGAGATTGGAAGTTTCATATGGAGAAATATAGATGGGAAAAAAACAGTATTAAATCTATGTGAAGTTTTCATGAGGGAACATAATGTAGAACAAAGTGAAGCTATAAACAGAACTGTGTATTTTTTGAAAATATTAAAAAATAATAAGTTTATAAAATTTACTGTTAATAGATAA
- a CDS encoding OPT family oligopeptide transporter: MKFNIMEFFYGANNDENSLNRGVIVRERSLIVSKENKRRTLSQGAYEKIPGNEYEPYVSASLNMPELTVQAIILGMFLAIVFGAANAYLGLKLGQTVGASVPCAVTSMAILRGILKRGTILENNMVQTIGSAGESVAAGVVFTVPALMIWGMKVNIFNIAVMAFLGGTLGVLILIPLRKYFVSDQHGELPFPDGTACAEVLVAGEAGGNSAKVLFVGGGLAGLYTLCSSGFQLWKEEIGVGIKGLKNGWIGAQAVPALLGVGYVMGPRISAVMLGGAVLGWLVLIPTISYFGSGVASPIAPATDLISTMDAYAVWGNYIKYIGTGTVIFGGVWSFIRILPVMINSFRIGFKQLSKSTHDSGEKVIRTDEDINMGIVFILIVAIFIFIAFCPPLKLGIVRGLLVLVFSFLFVPVAAKMTGLTSNNPISGMTIATLLVTSLILKGMGAKGEAGMAATLMVGIIVCIAVGITGDTSQDLKTGFLVGATPRKQQIGEIIGVLISAIFIGITIKVLVGAYGLGTKALPAPQAVLMASLIKGIFTGNLPWILIFIGVGIGVVIEMIGIPVLPFAIGLYLPISLSTPLIIGGIIRGILEKKKKGYELALRRESGILFASGFVAGDSLMGVILAIYSYFDTQYKLGNPLAFGKDIEILHNGWFTLIPYVLLIVMLYYYSNIRKPEELNEQEG; this comes from the coding sequence ATGAAGTTTAACATAATGGAGTTCTTCTATGGGGCTAACAATGATGAGAATTCACTTAATAGGGGGGTTATTGTTAGAGAGAGGAGTTTAATTGTGTCTAAAGAAAACAAAAGAAGGACATTATCACAAGGTGCATATGAGAAAATACCTGGAAATGAGTATGAACCATATGTATCTGCAAGCTTAAATATGCCAGAACTTACAGTACAAGCTATTATTTTAGGTATGTTTTTAGCTATTGTATTTGGTGCTGCCAATGCATATTTAGGATTAAAACTTGGACAGACAGTTGGTGCATCAGTGCCATGTGCTGTGACTTCAATGGCAATACTTAGAGGAATACTAAAAAGAGGAACTATACTTGAAAATAACATGGTTCAAACTATTGGTTCAGCAGGTGAATCAGTAGCAGCTGGAGTAGTATTTACAGTACCAGCCCTTATGATTTGGGGAATGAAAGTAAATATTTTTAATATAGCTGTAATGGCATTTTTAGGAGGAACTCTAGGTGTTTTAATATTAATACCACTTAGAAAATACTTTGTATCAGATCAGCATGGAGAATTACCTTTCCCAGATGGAACAGCATGTGCTGAAGTTCTAGTAGCTGGAGAAGCTGGAGGAAATTCTGCAAAGGTTCTATTTGTTGGGGGAGGACTTGCTGGTTTATATACGCTTTGTTCTAGCGGATTTCAACTTTGGAAAGAAGAAATTGGAGTTGGAATAAAAGGACTTAAAAATGGATGGATAGGAGCACAAGCTGTACCAGCCCTACTTGGAGTTGGATATGTTATGGGACCTAGAATTTCAGCTGTAATGCTTGGTGGAGCTGTACTTGGATGGTTAGTGCTTATACCTACAATATCTTATTTTGGTTCTGGTGTTGCATCTCCAATAGCACCAGCGACAGATTTAATTTCAACTATGGATGCATATGCTGTTTGGGGAAATTATATAAAATATATAGGAACTGGAACAGTTATATTCGGTGGAGTATGGAGTTTCATTAGAATACTACCAGTTATGATTAATAGTTTTAGAATTGGATTCAAGCAACTTTCAAAAAGTACACATGATTCAGGGGAAAAGGTCATAAGAACAGATGAAGATATCAATATGGGTATAGTATTTATATTAATTGTAGCCATATTCATATTTATAGCCTTTTGTCCACCTCTAAAATTAGGTATTGTAAGAGGATTATTAGTATTAGTATTTTCTTTCTTATTTGTACCGGTTGCCGCTAAGATGACAGGTCTTACATCTAATAACCCAATTTCAGGTATGACAATAGCAACTTTACTTGTAACTTCTCTTATTTTAAAGGGAATGGGAGCTAAAGGTGAAGCTGGAATGGCAGCAACATTAATGGTTGGTATTATAGTATGTATTGCAGTTGGAATAACTGGAGATACATCACAAGATTTAAAGACAGGTTTCCTTGTTGGAGCTACTCCAAGAAAACAACAAATTGGAGAAATTATAGGGGTTTTAATATCAGCTATATTTATAGGAATTACTATAAAAGTGTTAGTAGGTGCATATGGACTTGGAACAAAGGCATTACCAGCACCACAAGCAGTTCTTATGGCATCATTAATTAAAGGAATTTTTACAGGAAACTTACCATGGATACTTATATTTATAGGTGTTGGTATAGGGGTTGTAATAGAAATGATAGGAATTCCTGTACTTCCATTTGCAATAGGATTATATCTTCCAATTTCTCTATCAACTCCTTTAATAATAGGTGGTATAATTAGAGGAATATTAGAAAAGAAGAAGAAAGGATATGAACTTGCATTAAGACGTGAAAGTGGAATATTATTTGCTTCGGGTTTTGTTGCAGGAGACTCATTAATGGGAGTTATTCTTGCTATTTATTCTTACTTTGATACTCAATATAAGCTTGGCAATCCTTTAGCTTTTGGTAAGGATATAGAGATTCTTCATAATGGATGGTTTACTTTAATTCCATATGTATTATTGATAGTTATGTTATATTATTATTCTAATATAAGAAAGCCGGAAGAACTTAATGAACAAGAAGGATAA
- a CDS encoding HD domain-containing protein codes for MVNIIENIKKAVKEVGGEVYIIGGYIRDKLLNTKEASKDLDIIYNGDIKLFLDKLTMDGFHIVTLKDEQQIYRAILNDITVDIALIKGESIEEDLSKRDFTINAIALKLIDNKIIDPFNGRRHLNAKLIHTVNENSISDDSVRILRAYRFAIKYGMHFSKECEKQIIDNKHNIMKFPKERIFNEFMQIIKCDKFGRAFEELDTLGVLKNLLPYIDELKTVGRCKYHIEDAFTHMNLVYKNSKALLNGELFIEGLELNIFNNNIGEFLISEYFSFAAFCHDIGKFVCHREKDGRVSFIGHDKEGAKIMMDICNKFGFPKEAKKFICSLIEAHMYPLGLCKNNVKNYKKSFYKFFLRYNKYVEYILALSFCDMHATKMLYDPNNEEKIFKSFLERLYKEYNEFKDAINSDWIDGKLVIELTGAEGEEIKTILNDVYKKMYYKELNNKEDVLKYLNKINL; via the coding sequence ATGGTAAATATAATTGAAAACATAAAAAAGGCAGTAAAGGAAGTTGGTGGAGAGGTTTATATAATAGGAGGATACATAAGAGACAAATTATTAAATACAAAGGAAGCCTCAAAAGACTTAGATATTATATATAATGGTGACATTAAATTATTTTTAGATAAATTAACAATGGATGGGTTTCATATAGTTACTTTAAAAGATGAACAACAAATATATAGGGCTATTTTAAATGATATTACTGTTGATATTGCACTGATTAAGGGTGAATCAATAGAAGAAGATTTAAGTAAAAGAGATTTTACTATTAATGCGATAGCTTTAAAGCTTATAGATAACAAAATAATTGATCCCTTTAATGGAAGAAGGCATTTAAATGCTAAACTTATTCATACTGTAAATGAAAATAGTATAAGTGATGATAGTGTAAGGATTTTAAGAGCCTATAGATTTGCTATTAAATACGGCATGCATTTTAGTAAAGAATGTGAAAAACAGATTATAGACAATAAACATAATATAATGAAGTTTCCAAAGGAAAGAATTTTTAATGAATTTATGCAGATTATTAAATGTGATAAATTCGGAAGAGCTTTTGAAGAATTAGATACTCTTGGAGTGTTAAAGAACTTACTTCCATACATAGATGAATTAAAAACTGTGGGAAGATGTAAATATCATATAGAAGACGCATTTACGCATATGAATTTAGTATATAAAAATTCTAAGGCATTATTAAATGGGGAGCTTTTTATAGAAGGATTAGAATTAAATATATTTAATAATAATATAGGAGAGTTTTTAATAAGTGAATATTTTTCCTTTGCAGCCTTTTGTCATGACATAGGTAAGTTTGTTTGTCATAGAGAGAAAGATGGCAGAGTAAGCTTTATAGGTCATGATAAAGAAGGGGCAAAAATTATGATGGATATATGTAATAAATTTGGTTTTCCAAAGGAAGCTAAAAAGTTTATATGTAGTTTAATTGAAGCTCACATGTATCCTTTAGGATTATGTAAAAATAATGTAAAAAACTATAAAAAAAGTTTTTATAAATTCTTTTTACGATATAATAAATATGTAGAATATATTTTAGCACTTTCATTTTGCGATATGCATGCTACTAAAATGTTATATGATCCAAATAATGAAGAAAAAATATTTAAAAGCTTTTTAGAAAGGCTATATAAAGAGTATAATGAATTTAAAGATGCTATAAATTCTGATTGGATAGATGGAAAATTAGTAATCGAACTTACAGGAGCAGAAGGGGAAGAAATAAAAACAATTTTAAACGATGTTTACAAAAAGATGTATTATAAGGAACTAAATAATAAAGAGGATGTTTTAAAATATTTAAATAAAATAAATCTTTAA
- a CDS encoding AbrB/MazE/SpoVT family DNA-binding domain-containing protein: MKSTGVVRRVDELGRIVIPIELRRTLDIAEKDALEIYVDGEQIILKKYEPACIFCGDARNVINYKGKNICRNCLETLKEEAK, from the coding sequence ATGAAATCAACAGGAGTAGTTAGAAGAGTAGACGAACTAGGAAGAATTGTTATCCCAATAGAATTAAGAAGAACTTTAGATATAGCTGAAAAAGACGCATTAGAAATCTATGTAGATGGTGAACAAATCATCTTAAAGAAATATGAACCAGCTTGTATTTTCTGTGGAGATGCTAGAAATGTTATAAACTACAAAGGCAAAAACATCTGCAGAAACTGCTTAGAAACTTTAAAAGAAGAAGCTAAATAG
- a CDS encoding CidA/LrgA family protein, with protein sequence MKLLRQAALILGLYFLGEIIQRAFSLPVPGSVIGMLILLVLLCTGIIKIEMIEGISNFLLDNLAFFFIPAGVGLLASFSILKGKILAIVSVSLISTVIIISCTGIIVEFMMKGRTK encoded by the coding sequence TTGAAATTATTACGTCAAGCAGCATTAATTCTTGGACTTTATTTTTTAGGTGAAATAATTCAACGAGCATTTAGTCTTCCTGTACCAGGAAGTGTTATTGGTATGCTAATACTTCTTGTTTTATTATGTACTGGTATTATTAAGATTGAAATGATTGAAGGGATAAGTAATTTTTTATTGGATAATTTAGCTTTCTTCTTCATACCTGCTGGGGTAGGCTTACTTGCTAGTTTTTCTATATTAAAGGGTAAAATACTTGCTATCGTATCAGTTTCTTTAATATCTACTGTAATTATAATTTCATGTACTGGTATAATAGTAGAATTTATGATGAAAGGAAGAACAAAATGA
- the argF gene encoding ornithine carbamoyltransferase: MVNLKGRSLLTLMDYSKEEIEYLLDLALKLKQDKKNGVICDELKGKNIALIFEKDSTRTRCSFEVAAHDLGANTTYLGPLGSQIGKKESIKDTARVLGRMFDGIEYRGFGQEVVETLAEFAGVPIWNGLTNEDHPTQILADFLTIKEHINKPLNEVSFAYIGDGRNNMANALMIGATKVGMNFKIIAPKELFPDETLVKKCMDEAKKSGSNIEVTNDINKVKGMDVVYTDVWVSMGEEESVWKDRINLLNPYQINMDIINKTENPNIKFMHCLPAFHNTETVIGKKIYEKFKLNALEVTDEVFESKYSIVFDEAENRLHTIKAIILATL, encoded by the coding sequence ATGGTAAATTTAAAGGGAAGAAGTTTACTTACACTAATGGATTATTCTAAGGAAGAAATAGAATATCTATTAGATTTAGCACTTAAACTTAAACAGGATAAGAAAAATGGAGTGATTTGTGATGAATTAAAGGGAAAAAATATTGCTTTAATTTTTGAAAAAGATTCAACAAGGACGAGATGTTCTTTTGAAGTTGCAGCACATGATTTAGGGGCAAATACTACATATCTAGGACCACTAGGTTCTCAGATAGGAAAAAAGGAATCTATAAAAGATACTGCAAGGGTACTTGGAAGAATGTTTGATGGTATTGAATATAGAGGATTTGGACAAGAAGTAGTTGAAACCTTAGCTGAGTTTGCAGGGGTTCCCATTTGGAATGGTCTTACAAATGAAGATCATCCAACTCAAATACTAGCTGATTTTTTAACTATAAAAGAGCATATAAATAAGCCTTTAAATGAAGTTTCATTTGCTTATATTGGAGATGGAAGAAACAATATGGCAAATGCACTTATGATAGGAGCCACTAAAGTTGGAATGAACTTTAAGATAATTGCACCAAAAGAATTATTTCCAGATGAAACTTTGGTTAAAAAGTGTATGGATGAAGCTAAAAAATCAGGATCAAATATAGAAGTTACAAATGATATAAATAAAGTAAAAGGAATGGATGTAGTATATACAGATGTTTGGGTATCTATGGGTGAGGAAGAAAGTGTATGGAAGGATAGAATAAATCTTTTAAATCCATATCAAATTAATATGGACATTATAAATAAAACAGAAAATCCTAATATTAAATTCATGCACTGCTTACCAGCTTTTCATAATACAGAAACTGTAATTGGAAAAAAGATATATGAAAAGTTTAAATTGAATGCATTAGAAGTTACAGATGAAGTTTTTGAAAGTAAGTATTCTATAGTATTTGATGAAGCTGAAAATAGACTTCATACAATAAAAGCTATTATACTTGCAACTCTTTAA
- a CDS encoding YvrJ family protein has protein sequence MEALIGLIGNVGFPIGVSVYLLVRIEGKLENLTLSINKLSNAINKISKTDS, from the coding sequence GTGGAAGCTTTAATAGGATTGATAGGAAATGTAGGGTTTCCTATAGGAGTATCTGTTTATTTATTAGTTAGAATAGAAGGAAAATTAGAAAACCTTACATTAAGTATTAATAAATTATCTAATGCTATAAACAAAATATCAAAAACTGATAGTTAA
- a CDS encoding DUF362 domain-containing protein has protein sequence MAFKIGDSCVSCGSCASECPVGAISQGDSQFEIDANSCIDCGNCANVCPVGAIAAEE, from the coding sequence ATGGCATTTAAAATAGGTGATTCTTGTGTAAGCTGTGGATCATGTGCTTCTGAATGTCCAGTTGGAGCTATAAGCCAAGGAGATTCTCAATTCGAAATCGATGCAAACTCTTGCATAGATTGCGGAAACTGCGCAAACGTTTGTCCAGTTGGAGCTATCGCAGCTGAAGAATAA
- the rsmI gene encoding 16S rRNA (cytidine(1402)-2'-O)-methyltransferase — protein sequence MNGKLYVVPTPIGNLKDITLRALEVLENADVIAAEDTRQTLKLLNHFNMKKQMISYHKFNENIKSDDIINMLKNCKQVALVSDAGTPGISDPGSVIIKRCIEENIEFEVLTGATAVTTALVYSGLDTTKFLFRGFLPRENKDRKPIIEDLKNRQETLIFYESPHRLIKTLEFLRENLGNRRIAICRELTKLHEEILRLTLEEAIDYYSENETRGEYVLVVEGKSIEEVIKEEQEAWEELSIEDHIKKYIDQGLTKKESIKKVAKDRGVPKSEIYKHSLNL from the coding sequence GTGAATGGAAAGCTATATGTAGTACCTACCCCTATAGGAAATTTAAAAGATATAACATTAAGAGCTTTAGAAGTTTTAGAAAATGCAGATGTAATAGCAGCAGAAGATACACGTCAAACATTAAAGCTATTAAATCATTTTAATATGAAAAAACAAATGATAAGTTATCATAAATTCAATGAAAATATAAAAAGTGATGACATTATTAATATGTTAAAAAATTGTAAACAAGTAGCGTTAGTTTCAGATGCTGGTACACCTGGAATCTCTGATCCGGGAAGTGTAATTATAAAAAGATGTATAGAAGAAAATATAGAATTTGAAGTTTTAACAGGAGCTACAGCAGTTACTACAGCCCTTGTATATTCTGGGCTTGATACTACTAAGTTTTTGTTTAGAGGATTTCTTCCAAGAGAAAACAAAGACAGAAAACCTATAATTGAGGATTTAAAAAATAGACAAGAAACATTAATATTTTATGAATCACCTCATAGACTTATAAAAACTTTAGAATTTTTGCGTGAAAACCTAGGAAATAGAAGGATTGCAATATGTAGAGAGCTTACAAAACTTCATGAAGAAATACTTAGATTAACTTTAGAAGAAGCAATTGATTACTACAGCGAAAATGAAACTAGAGGGGAATATGTTCTAGTTGTAGAAGGAAAGAGTATAGAAGAGGTAATCAAAGAAGAACAGGAAGCTTGGGAGGAGTTATCAATAGAAGATCATATAAAAAAATACATAGATCAAGGGTTAACTAAAAAAGAATCCATAAAAAAGGTTGCGAAAGATAGAGGGGTTCCAAAATCAGAGATATATAAACATTCTTTGAATTTGTAA
- a CDS encoding NlpC/P60 family protein: MHKKIASVVATAVLLVTMSTTSVIASPLSDKLKQQQNSLQQNQINYKNAQDKVSALNSKIESYDNQIENLMREIEANKSKISSLQTDINKSQKDIQKAKADIKEEQELYNQRMRTMYMNGGVGGYLDVILGAENLGDLCQKVQAVKRISDLDKKIVKQLRTKQADLQQKQDKLKAEQNKVVTLNKAQEEKVKKCEQDKKAQDAIILQAKKEEALYAGKLQTDQAQINSTMKAIEQMRQQAAASASVAPVATKSSTSSSSSSRAQVSSSQASKPASRPASRPSRGSSAPASGNAIVSYAYNFLGVPYKWAANGPNSFDCSGFTCYVYAHFGIGLPRTSGSQSGTGSYVSRNSLQPGDLVFFGSPVHHVGIYVGGGCYIHAPRTGDVVKVSSLSGRSDYACARRVM; encoded by the coding sequence GTGCATAAGAAAATAGCATCTGTTGTAGCTACAGCGGTATTGTTAGTTACAATGAGTACAACATCAGTTATTGCAAGTCCATTATCTGATAAATTAAAACAACAACAAAATAGCTTACAACAAAATCAAATAAATTATAAAAACGCTCAAGATAAAGTTAGTGCATTAAATTCTAAAATCGAAAGTTATGATAATCAAATAGAAAACTTAATGAGAGAAATCGAAGCAAATAAATCAAAAATAAGCTCATTACAAACTGATATAAATAAATCACAAAAGGATATCCAAAAGGCTAAAGCTGATATCAAAGAAGAACAAGAATTATACAACCAAAGAATGAGAACTATGTACATGAATGGTGGTGTAGGTGGATACCTAGATGTAATTCTTGGAGCTGAAAACCTAGGAGACTTATGCCAAAAGGTACAAGCTGTTAAAAGAATAAGTGATTTAGATAAGAAAATAGTAAAACAACTAAGAACTAAACAAGCAGATTTACAACAAAAGCAGGACAAGCTTAAAGCAGAACAAAATAAGGTTGTTACACTAAACAAAGCTCAAGAAGAAAAAGTTAAAAAGTGTGAACAAGATAAAAAAGCTCAAGATGCAATAATACTACAAGCTAAAAAAGAAGAAGCTTTATATGCTGGAAAATTACAAACAGACCAAGCACAAATAAATTCAACAATGAAAGCAATTGAACAAATGAGACAACAAGCTGCAGCGTCTGCTAGTGTAGCACCAGTAGCAACTAAAAGCTCAACAAGTTCATCTAGTAGTAGCAGAGCACAAGTTAGTTCATCACAAGCTTCAAAACCTGCTTCAAGACCTGCATCAAGACCATCAAGAGGAAGTTCTGCACCAGCTTCAGGAAATGCAATAGTTAGTTATGCATATAATTTCCTAGGAGTACCATATAAATGGGCAGCAAATGGTCCGAATTCTTTTGACTGTTCAGGATTTACTTGTTATGTTTATGCACACTTTGGAATAGGACTTCCAAGAACATCAGGTTCTCAATCAGGTACAGGAAGTTATGTATCAAGAAATAGCTTACAACCAGGGGATTTAGTATTCTTTGGTAGCCCAGTTCACCACGTTGGTATATATGTAGGAGGCGGATGTTACATACATGCTCCAAGAACAGGTGATGTTGTTAAAGTAAGTTCATTATCAGGAAGATCTGACTATGCTTGTGCAAGAAGAGTTATGTAA
- the fsa gene encoding fructose-6-phosphate aldolase, translated as MKIFIDTANVEEIKRISKWGILDGATTNPSLIAKEGRQLKEVVEEICSIVDGPISAEVISLNCDAMVKEARDLAKIHKNIVIKIPMCEEGIKAVNILSKEGIRTNVTLIFSPQQALIAAKAGASFVSPFVGRLDDIGMDGVSSIKDIAEIFKIYDIKTEIIAASIRHPMHVLEVAKAGSHIATVPYKVLMQMIKHPLTDIGIEKFLEDYNKSK; from the coding sequence ATGAAAATTTTTATTGATACAGCCAATGTGGAGGAAATTAAAAGAATAAGCAAGTGGGGAATATTAGATGGTGCAACAACTAATCCATCATTAATTGCAAAAGAAGGAAGACAACTTAAAGAGGTTGTAGAAGAAATATGTTCTATTGTAGATGGACCAATAAGTGCTGAAGTTATTAGTTTGAATTGTGATGCCATGGTAAAGGAAGCAAGGGATCTTGCGAAAATTCATAAAAATATAGTTATAAAGATACCCATGTGTGAAGAAGGGATTAAAGCTGTAAATATTTTATCTAAAGAGGGAATAAGAACAAATGTAACGTTAATATTTTCACCTCAACAAGCATTGATTGCTGCAAAGGCAGGAGCAAGTTTTGTAAGTCCTTTTGTTGGAAGATTAGATGATATAGGTATGGATGGGGTAAGCAGTATTAAAGACATAGCAGAAATCTTCAAAATATATGATATAAAAACAGAAATCATAGCAGCAAGCATAAGACACCCTATGCATGTACTAGAAGTTGCAAAAGCAGGATCACATATTGCAACAGTTCCATATAAGGTATTAATGCAGATGATAAAACATCCGTTAACAGATATAGGAATAGAAAAGTTTTTAGAGGATTATAATAAAAGTAAATAA
- a CDS encoding tRNA1(Val) (adenine(37)-N6)-methyltransferase, with amino-acid sequence MDLSLVKNEETLDDLQLNGIHVIQKKEGFRFGVDAVLLANFANVKKGFNVIDLCSGTGIVPFIVAGKTEASNITGIEIQEEMVEMADRSVKFNKLEERVRFICEDLKNIEALKKLPKADVVTVNPPYKLANSGIVNPSDKMAIARHEVCCNLEDVIIACRTLLKDNKRMYMVHRPDRLADIITLMRKHKIEPKRIQMVHPNTKKAPNIVLIEGQRDGGAFLKWEPPIYVYDDNGGYSDQIEKIYCRK; translated from the coding sequence GTGGACTTATCTTTAGTAAAAAATGAAGAAACTTTAGACGATTTACAATTAAATGGAATACATGTTATTCAAAAAAAAGAAGGATTTAGATTTGGAGTAGATGCAGTATTACTTGCCAATTTTGCAAATGTAAAAAAAGGATTTAATGTAATAGATTTATGTAGTGGAACAGGAATAGTTCCATTTATTGTTGCTGGAAAAACTGAAGCTTCAAATATAACAGGAATAGAAATTCAAGAAGAAATGGTAGAGATGGCAGATAGATCTGTTAAATTTAATAAATTAGAAGAAAGAGTTAGATTTATATGTGAGGATTTAAAAAACATAGAAGCTTTAAAGAAATTACCTAAAGCAGATGTTGTAACTGTAAATCCACCATATAAGTTAGCAAATTCGGGAATAGTAAACCCTAGTGATAAAATGGCTATAGCAAGACATGAGGTTTGTTGTAATCTAGAAGATGTAATAATAGCCTGTAGAACGCTTTTAAAAGATAATAAAAGAATGTATATGGTACATAGACCAGATAGACTTGCAGATATTATAACGCTTATGAGAAAGCATAAAATAGAGCCTAAAAGAATACAAATGGTTCATCCAAATACAAAAAAAGCACCTAACATTGTTTTAATAGAAGGGCAAAGAGATGGAGGAGCTTTTTTAAAGTGGGAACCACCTATATATGTTTATGATGATAATGGAGGATATTCGGACCAAATTGAGAAGATATATTGTAGAAAATAA